The nucleotide window CCAAGCACCCTTATATGTCACCGCACAGTTAACCTTACTCTTGTCGTTATCAATACTTTTGTCGTTATCACTATCTTTAGTGGTGAATTTTTCTCCGAGATGATCAGAGAACGAATCACCAGCCGTGCCTGAATATTGTCCAAGCGCAATTAACTCATACTTATCCTGAGCATTGCCTATAGCGAAACTCTCGTACTTAGCAACACGTTtctcattttcaaaatcttctaATTGAAACCACAGCTCATGAGATCGCGAATGAGTCAATGCATGTATTTTATCCAAGCCGAGAAAAAAATTGGCATTCAAATCGCCGAAACCGCGTTCATACTCAACCCACTCGCGATAGAAGTCGGTGTCGTTGCTTTGACGACGTTGAATTATAGTCCATGGTTCGCCGCCATTGGCATCGCGGAAGCAATAAACATTGAAAGGGTGATGAAGAAATTCTGGCAGATAAAGTTCATAAACACCACTCTTCGCATATTTCCCGTTTTCTTGACGCATCGCTTCTTTACACGATGCTGGTTTCTTGGTAGCAGGTGGCGCTGATTCCTGATTcttctttatttcacttataATTTCTTTCATTGTCTTTAATTCGCTTTGCATACTAAGGAATAAAAAATACCGTTAAGTCTTACTAATActctataatacaaaaatatattactgcAGATTATACCTCTCTAATTTGAGACTCAAGACCTTGTTGACCGCGCTCTTTAATAAATCATCGTCACAAAGATAGGTGAGCTAAATGAATTGcacaagtatataaaaattaaaattaatttattttattaactttaaaaagaAGACAAATACCGCTACATTTACGTTACTTTGAATAGGTGGCGAACACTTCCCTGAGTATAAAATATGCCCACACagaatgcttatgatttgaagtataattttggtatttaaatattgtattgacTTTGAATACAAAGGAATAGAAAATGTTCTATGTCCGCCTCGTGATTCTAAGCGACCACCCCACTTATTTTTAGTCAAATAttttgagttataaatagtgtaactaacacgacttttttatatatgtatatagattattTGCCCGAGGCGGTGTTTTGGTTATcaaatctatgtatatattcttattCGTCGGGGATTCGTCGAGTTTAAATGGTTGCACGTCGGTTATTGGTGACGCCTAGGTGATCTGAAAACGAAGTATACCGCTGAGTGAAGCTGCGCCATATAGCAAAGGCAGTAGGTATCCCAAGGACCGCTCGAACCGCTGGAGTTATATACTGCATGAAGGCCTTTCCATACGAGAGTTATCTTCGCAACGGGTGCCGTTTGTGCTCATTTTGGACATTAAGCGCTGATGTGAGGACTCTTCTTAGTAGTGATTGACCTTGTTCAATTGCAGTGTGAAGAAGGTTTTGATTGGTTTCGTGATTGTCAGCGAAATTTGGAATCAATTGATAGTTGATTTGGCTCGAATGAGGAAAGTATCGCCGCCACAGCCTCTTACTTCGCAGACCTCAAGATGCGTTCATGCAAATGACCTATTATTTCACCATTATCAGTATGATTTGCACCTGATCGAGAGAACGTTCTCTAATAAATCTCTAATAATGTAATTCGCCCGTTTCGTTGTTTTAAAAACAACAGCCACAGTCAAGTCATGATAAGcaaatacatatcgctcatttgctgcaagaccggcataaatcaaaaaacgtgatttctgagttaatgctgcagaattgttcgttatatcatacttcatgttaagtgaaaaattcatatgaatacctcttatatgctccgcttgagaagagaatatatttccGGTTTTCCGTGTAAGGTTGGAgccagttgaaaactttaaacgcgttttctggcgaatcgatttttttgacttatgccggtcttgcagcaaatgagcgatatatagtatatgtaattaaattgcatgtattatgaaaaatatttcaataataatactTTGGTCTTATAGCTATATGTATGGATTTGAGAGAATAGT belongs to Bactrocera dorsalis isolate Fly_Bdor chromosome 1, ASM2337382v1, whole genome shotgun sequence and includes:
- the LOC125775772 gene encoding ryncolin-2-like, whose product is MALRFQYLCAIFGHILYAVNCSISLQIDSQPVLTYLCDDDLLKSAVNKVLSLKLESMQSELKTMKEIISEIKKNQESAPPATKKPASCKEAMRQENGKYAKSGVYELYLPEFLHHPFNVYCFRDANGGEPWTIIQRRQSNDTDFYREWVEYERGFGDLNANFFLGLDKIHALTHSRSHELWFQLEDFENEKRVAKYESFAIGNAQDKYELIALGQYSGTAGDSFSDHLGEKFTTKDSDNDKSIDNDKSKVNCAVTYKGAWWYKHCHYSHLNGLYLGGEYPKSQEGKGVIWGSFRGAYYSLKYVHMAIRPKYCH